The Chthonomonadales bacterium genome includes the window GCTGCATCGTGGAGAGCCTGGCGCTGAAGTATCGCTGGGTGCTGGAGCGTCTGGAGGACGCCACCGGGCGGCGCGTGGAGACGGTGCACATCATCGGAGGCGGCAGCCAGAACGCCCTGCTCTGCCAGGCCACGGCCGACGCCACCGGGCGGCGCGCGCTGGCCGGGCCGGTGGAGGCCACGGCGCTCGGAAACGTGGTGGCGCAAGCGGTAGCCACGGGGCGCCTCGGCTCCATCGCCGAGGGCCGGGCCATGGTGCGCCGCTCGTTCCCGCTCGTGGAGTACACGCCGACCGACACGGCGGCCTGGGAAGCGCCCTATGCGCGGCTGGAGAAGGCGCTCGCCTGAGACGCTCGGGCAGGGGCACCCACAGGCCCCGCCATCGAAGAGAGGATACCACCGCCGGGGCGGGGACCCGCCGCCCCCGGCCGCGCGCAACAACGGAGGTGCGCCATGGCGCTCACACCGCGGCAGATCGCGTTCTTTGAGACGTTCGGCTACCTGGGATTCCCGGGCCTGCTCCGCGACCGCATCCAGGAGATCGTCGGAGCGTTCGGGGCGGTATGGGGCGCACGGGGCGGCGGACACGCCGGCAGCCCGCACGACGGCGCCCGCCGCTCCTGCATCGTCCCGTTCATCGACCAGCACGCCACCCTCTGCTCGCTGCTCGACGACCCCCGCGTCCTCGGGATCGCCTCGGGCCTGCTTGGTGACGATTTCAACTACATGGGCAGCGACGGCAACTACTACGTCGGCGACACCTCCTGGCACTCGGACGGCTGGCACCCCGAGTTCCGGCACCTGAAGATCGCCTTCTACCTGGACCCGCTCGCGCGCGATACGGGCTGCCTGCGCGTCATCCCGGGCAGCCACCGCACGGGCGACTCCTACGCCCAGACGCTGCAGGCCGCCTCGCGCAGCGCGGAAGCGTGGGGCGTGGGGGGCGACAGCGTGCCGGCGGTGGCGCTGGAGACGCAACCGGGCGACGTAGTCTGCTTCAACCACAACACCAAGCACGCCGCGTTCGGCGGAGACGC containing:
- a CDS encoding phytanoyl-CoA dioxygenase family protein; translation: MALTPRQIAFFETFGYLGFPGLLRDRIQEIVGAFGAVWGARGGGHAGSPHDGARRSCIVPFIDQHATLCSLLDDPRVLGIASGLLGDDFNYMGSDGNYYVGDTSWHSDGWHPEFRHLKIAFYLDPLARDTGCLRVIPGSHRTGDSYAQTLQAASRSAEAWGVGGDSVPAVALETQPGDVVCFNHNTKHAAFGGDAWRRMFTINLCERYPDDRLEDLRSYIDGFARFWVDRAYGETMVATAGPERMRHLEQVMANDGHLAALSERARATMPEPARG